Proteins encoded within one genomic window of Mesobacillus subterraneus:
- a CDS encoding inositol monophosphatase family protein, with translation MEYNLKEIYTYAQSWMKEAGENIRASFPKTLNVTSKSNPNDLVTDIDKETERYFIGKIKGTYPDHRIMGEEGYGDEVTSLSGAVWIIDPIDGTMNFVHQQRNFAISIGIYIDGEGMIGLIYDVVHDELYHCMKGNGVYLNEKSIPKLTEAKVSEAIIALNATWVAPNKRINHELLIPLVKDVRGTRSYGSAAMEMVYVATGRIDAYLTPRLAPWDIAAGIIIIKELGGETTDLRGDELNMLKQNSLFVSKPGLHGDILKNYLKDGKW, from the coding sequence ATGGAATATAATCTGAAAGAGATTTATACATATGCGCAAAGCTGGATGAAAGAGGCCGGTGAAAATATCAGGGCATCTTTTCCAAAGACTTTGAATGTCACGTCGAAATCAAACCCGAATGACCTGGTTACGGATATAGATAAAGAAACAGAGCGATATTTTATTGGGAAGATCAAAGGTACCTACCCTGATCATCGAATTATGGGCGAGGAAGGGTACGGAGACGAAGTGACATCTTTATCAGGGGCCGTCTGGATCATAGACCCAATCGATGGAACTATGAATTTTGTTCACCAGCAGCGGAATTTCGCCATTTCAATAGGTATTTATATTGATGGAGAAGGAATGATTGGACTTATATATGATGTTGTCCATGATGAACTTTATCATTGTATGAAAGGCAATGGAGTATATCTAAACGAAAAATCAATTCCGAAACTAACGGAAGCCAAGGTAAGTGAAGCGATTATTGCTCTCAATGCAACCTGGGTCGCTCCTAATAAGCGAATTAATCACGAATTGCTTATACCGCTTGTGAAAGACGTGAGAGGAACTCGTTCCTATGGTTCAGCGGCTATGGAAATGGTGTATGTTGCAACCGGAAGAATAGATGCTTATTTGACTCCTAGGCTAGCTCCATGGGATATTGCCGCTGGGATCATCATCATAAAGGAACTTGGCGGAGAAACTACTGATCTGAGGGGTGATGAGCTGAATATGCTCAAACAGAATTCCTTATTCGTATCAAAGCCAGGACTTCACGGTGATATCCTAAAGAATTATCTTAAGGATGGAAAGTGGTAA
- a CDS encoding YktB family protein, which translates to MSFSGFEQADFDVFKIDGLDERMEALKSQIRPKLEDLGQHFAPTLSSIAGDEMHYHVAKHARRTKNPPKDTWVAFASNPRGYKMLPHFQIGLWESHVFIWFAVIYEAPDKESIGKKLEENINSIYNRTPKDFYWSIDHMKPEATIHSELSKEELLSMFKRLQTVKKAEILCGLNITREEAVKLSGDEMLSKIEFVFKEILPLYKMA; encoded by the coding sequence ATGTCATTTTCAGGATTTGAACAAGCAGATTTCGATGTTTTCAAAATAGATGGTCTTGATGAACGAATGGAGGCCTTAAAATCCCAGATCCGCCCTAAACTGGAAGACCTCGGCCAGCACTTCGCTCCAACGCTTTCTAGCATTGCCGGCGATGAGATGCATTACCATGTTGCAAAACACGCCAGGAGGACGAAGAATCCGCCAAAAGATACGTGGGTAGCATTCGCCAGCAATCCTAGAGGCTATAAGATGCTACCTCATTTCCAGATTGGATTGTGGGAGAGCCATGTCTTTATCTGGTTTGCTGTTATTTACGAAGCACCTGACAAGGAATCAATCGGTAAAAAACTCGAAGAAAATATTAATTCCATTTACAATCGCACTCCTAAGGATTTCTATTGGTCAATCGACCATATGAAGCCAGAAGCCACGATTCACAGTGAGCTTTCCAAGGAAGAACTTCTTTCCATGTTCAAGCGACTGCAAACTGTTAAAAAAGCTGAAATCCTTTGCGGTCTGAACATTACCCGCGAAGAAGCAGTCAAACTTAGCGGTGATGAAATGCTTTCCAAAATTGAGTTTGTATTTAAAGAAATATTACCCCTATATAAAATGGCATAA
- a CDS encoding UPF0223 family protein, whose amino-acid sequence MEYQYPIDYTWSTDEIVDIIHFYECIEKSYEQGIDRDTLLRAYRRFKEIVPGKAEEKTLFKEFEEVSGFEAYQAVKEIKQTGTGEKIKVLQKKFKR is encoded by the coding sequence ATGGAATATCAATACCCAATAGACTACACATGGTCAACAGACGAAATAGTCGACATCATACATTTTTACGAATGTATTGAAAAATCTTATGAACAAGGGATCGACCGCGATACTTTGCTTCGGGCATACAGACGCTTTAAAGAAATTGTTCCTGGCAAAGCTGAGGAAAAAACTCTTTTCAAAGAATTTGAAGAGGTAAGCGGATTTGAAGCATATCAGGCAGTAAAAGAAATCAAACAAACTGGGACCGGTGAAAAGATCAAAGTCCTTCAGAAAAAATTTAAAAGATAA
- a CDS encoding NAD(P)H-dependent flavin oxidoreductase yields MNWNTDVTNLLGIQYPIVQGGLAYLAYSELAAAVSNAGGLGQITAMSLPDPDALRTEIHKVRELSDKPFGVNFAIGQHGRPFSHYLDVAIEEKVPVISMTGGNPAPIFEQLKGTDIKKLVLVAAKRQAQKAEELGADAVMVVGQEGGGHLGKSDIGTMVLIPTVVDAVNIPVIASGGIGDGRGLMAALSLGAQGIEMGTRFIATKECVHANELYKQRLVEGTENDTTVIKRTLGMPARAIANTLTEKIIEIERQGGGYEDLKEMISGTANRKYIYEGDDEHGFGWAGQVMGLIKDAPSVAELFNRIMNEAEEIRSTWSR; encoded by the coding sequence ATGAACTGGAATACTGATGTAACGAACCTTTTAGGAATACAGTACCCAATTGTCCAGGGAGGTCTTGCTTACCTGGCTTATTCAGAATTAGCCGCAGCTGTATCGAATGCAGGAGGATTGGGTCAGATTACGGCCATGTCACTACCTGACCCTGATGCATTGAGAACAGAGATACATAAAGTAAGAGAACTTTCTGACAAGCCATTTGGAGTTAATTTTGCCATCGGTCAGCATGGAAGGCCATTCTCTCATTATCTGGATGTAGCCATTGAAGAAAAGGTTCCGGTTATTTCAATGACGGGAGGCAACCCGGCACCAATATTTGAGCAATTAAAAGGAACAGATATTAAAAAGCTTGTTCTTGTGGCAGCAAAAAGGCAGGCACAGAAAGCAGAGGAACTGGGAGCAGACGCAGTCATGGTTGTCGGACAGGAAGGCGGGGGGCACCTCGGGAAGAGTGATATTGGGACGATGGTGCTTATTCCTACTGTTGTCGATGCCGTCAACATACCTGTCATCGCTTCGGGAGGAATTGGAGATGGCCGGGGATTGATGGCGGCTTTAAGCCTTGGGGCACAGGGAATTGAAATGGGGACCCGATTCATTGCCACTAAGGAATGCGTCCATGCAAACGAGCTGTACAAGCAAAGGCTGGTCGAAGGCACTGAAAACGATACTACAGTTATCAAAAGAACGCTCGGAATGCCTGCAAGGGCGATAGCTAATACATTGACAGAAAAAATTATCGAAATAGAGAGGCAAGGTGGCGGTTATGAAGATTTAAAAGAGATGATCAGCGGAACCGCAAACCGCAAGTATATTTATGAAGGCGATGATGAACATGGATTTGGCTGGGCTGGTCAGGTGATGGGACTAATCAAAGACGCTCCTTCGGTAGCTGAACTTTTTAACAGGATCATGAACGAAGCTGAAGAGATAAGATCAACCTGGAGCAGGTAA
- a CDS encoding aminotransferase class I/II-fold pyridoxal phosphate-dependent enzyme, protein MSQKETPLFTSLLKHAEKNPIQFHIPGHKKGSGIDPEFREFIGDNALSIDLINIGPLDDLHSPKGIIKQAQELAAEAFGADHTFFSVQGTSGAIMTMIMTVCGPGDKIIVPRNVHKSIMSAIVFSGAIPIFIHPEIDKKLGISHGITTDSVERALEQHPDAKGLLVINPTYFGFAADLKKIVEIAHSYNVPVLVDEAHGVHIHFHEDLPLSAMQAGADMAATSVHKLGGSMTQSSILNVKEGLVSSKRVQSIISMLTTTSTSYLLLASLDTARRRLAIEGREIIGETIKLAQWIRGEVNEIEHLYCPGEDLLGTNATYDFDPTKVLISIKDLNITGYEVENWLREKYNIEVELSDLYNILCIITPGDTQKEAEILVQALRELSKEFHHLAEKVHAEVMLPDIPLLALTPRDAFYADTEVIPVEESEGRIIAEFVMVYPPGIPIFIPGEIITEENLVYIKTNMEAGLPVQGPEDDELKSFRVIKEHKAIR, encoded by the coding sequence TTGTCACAAAAAGAAACACCGTTGTTTACCAGCCTATTAAAGCACGCAGAAAAGAATCCGATTCAGTTTCATATTCCCGGCCATAAAAAAGGCAGCGGGATCGATCCTGAGTTCAGAGAGTTCATTGGTGACAATGCTCTTTCCATTGATTTGATCAACATCGGACCCCTTGATGACTTGCATTCCCCTAAAGGCATCATCAAGCAGGCACAGGAACTCGCAGCTGAAGCATTTGGTGCAGATCATACTTTCTTTTCAGTACAGGGGACAAGCGGCGCGATCATGACCATGATCATGACTGTTTGCGGACCTGGAGATAAGATTATCGTTCCACGTAACGTGCATAAATCCATTATGTCGGCTATCGTTTTTTCCGGTGCGATTCCAATTTTCATTCATCCTGAAATTGATAAAAAACTGGGAATTTCTCACGGAATAACAACCGATTCCGTAGAGCGGGCGCTGGAACAGCATCCTGATGCAAAAGGTCTGCTTGTGATCAACCCAACTTATTTCGGCTTTGCAGCTGACCTGAAAAAAATTGTTGAGATTGCCCATTCTTACAATGTTCCAGTTCTGGTCGATGAAGCCCATGGTGTCCATATCCATTTCCATGAAGACCTCCCGCTTTCAGCTATGCAAGCTGGTGCGGACATGGCAGCAACAAGCGTTCATAAGCTGGGCGGATCAATGACGCAAAGCTCGATCCTAAATGTAAAAGAAGGTTTGGTTTCATCAAAACGTGTCCAGTCTATTATCAGCATGCTGACGACTACCTCTACTTCATACCTATTGCTTGCATCGCTGGATACCGCCAGAAGAAGGCTTGCGATTGAAGGACGAGAAATCATCGGCGAAACGATTAAACTGGCGCAATGGATTCGCGGTGAGGTTAACGAAATCGAGCATCTATACTGCCCGGGAGAAGACTTACTTGGAACAAACGCTACTTACGACTTCGATCCAACAAAAGTTCTGATAAGCATAAAAGATTTAAATATCACTGGATATGAGGTCGAAAATTGGCTTCGCGAAAAATATAATATCGAAGTTGAGCTTTCAGATTTATACAATATCCTGTGTATCATCACTCCTGGTGACACTCAAAAGGAAGCTGAGATTCTAGTTCAAGCATTACGTGAACTATCAAAAGAATTCCACCATCTTGCTGAAAAAGTGCATGCAGAAGTTATGCTTCCTGACATTCCATTATTGGCATTGACGCCTAGAGATGCATTTTACGCGGATACAGAAGTGATCCCTGTTGAGGAATCAGAAGGACGAATCATTGCCGAGTTTGTCATGGTATATCCTCCTGGAATTCCCATCTTCATTCCAGGAGAAATCATCACCGAAGAAAACCTTGTATACATCAAGACCAATATGGAAGCCGGACTTCCGGTACAAGGCCCTGAGGATGATGAACTTAAGTCATTCAGAGTAATCAAGGAACACAAAGCAATAAGATAA
- a CDS encoding GapA-binding peptide SR1P: MGTIVCQTCNATIDHFEDEKVTVLYSKKANCCDHDGAEER, from the coding sequence ATGGGCACAATCGTTTGTCAAACTTGCAATGCAACAATTGACCATTTCGAAGATGAGAAAGTAACGGTTTTGTATTCAAAAAAAGCTAACTGCTGCGATCATGATGGTGCAGAGGAAAGATAA
- a CDS encoding DUF3055 domain-containing protein, whose protein sequence is MELFDKLYDEHEKVHVRFVGFTTYDTRYDFGIVYTNMFFGKPLVVCMQTGRSALLDPKDIEDVEYLQKAFHIKEVRQAEDLALFFNEELPTAPFETQYE, encoded by the coding sequence ATGGAACTATTCGATAAGCTTTATGATGAGCACGAAAAGGTTCACGTCAGGTTTGTGGGGTTCACTACTTATGATACTCGTTATGACTTTGGGATTGTATATACCAATATGTTTTTCGGGAAACCTCTTGTAGTTTGCATGCAGACGGGGCGTTCAGCACTCCTCGACCCTAAGGACATAGAAGACGTAGAATATTTACAGAAAGCATTCCATATTAAAGAAGTCCGGCAGGCTGAGGACCTTGCATTATTTTTCAATGAAGAATTGCCAACAGCCCCGTTCGAGACTCAGTACGAATAA
- a CDS encoding DUF1885 family protein: MSSNAYIKLVPSSSQQAISTEELKDLFTYYKEITAKTGDQVDWNYENSAFPYDLKEKEDGKGTWFYLQSSQDRYNAILIGVDKEKVSDEDGTEREQSYIQITLPPTATAGDKGKANEFSKFIGKKLKGELHLFNGRVMYFYQRK, from the coding sequence ATGTCTAGTAATGCTTATATCAAACTTGTTCCATCATCATCTCAGCAAGCCATTTCCACCGAGGAACTGAAGGATTTATTTACTTACTATAAGGAAATAACCGCTAAAACAGGTGATCAGGTTGATTGGAATTATGAAAATTCCGCATTTCCTTATGATTTGAAGGAAAAAGAGGATGGTAAAGGCACATGGTTTTATCTGCAATCATCTCAGGACCGTTATAATGCCATTTTGATCGGTGTGGATAAAGAAAAAGTTAGCGACGAAGACGGCACAGAGCGCGAGCAATCATACATACAAATTACCCTGCCGCCGACAGCAACTGCTGGTGATAAGGGAAAAGCAAACGAATTCAGTAAATTTATCGGTAAAAAACTAAAGGGAGAGCTCCATTTATTCAATGGCAGGGTTATGTACTTCTATCAACGAAAATAA
- a CDS encoding polysaccharide deacetylase family protein codes for MLKKTLFFMISASIILAGCGASEEVQKPNGTSEVDKEQVQRQEKTADKKPETKDTVAGDDSSEEAKESEEVVQAAPQYVMNSDFSIQNIENPDEKIVLLTIDDAPDKHALEMAKTLKDLNVKAIFFVNSHFLDTPEEGEVLKEIHQMGFPIGNHTYSHKSLRELSEEQQRKEIIDLNDRVEELIGERPQFFRAPFGMNTDYSKQVAADEKMLLMNWTYGYDWEKNYQSKEALADIMVNTPLLRNGANLLMHDRQWTSAALGDIVKGLQNKGFKIVDPMQIETPANKETAAQ; via the coding sequence ATGTTGAAGAAAACGCTATTTTTTATGATTTCAGCTTCAATTATTTTAGCTGGGTGTGGAGCGTCAGAAGAAGTGCAGAAGCCAAATGGTACAAGTGAAGTAGATAAAGAGCAAGTACAAAGACAGGAAAAAACCGCAGATAAAAAGCCGGAAACAAAGGATACGGTAGCAGGTGATGATTCTTCTGAAGAGGCTAAAGAGAGCGAAGAAGTAGTACAAGCAGCACCACAGTATGTTATGAATAGTGATTTTTCAATTCAAAATATCGAAAACCCTGATGAAAAAATAGTATTATTGACAATTGATGATGCACCGGACAAACATGCTCTCGAGATGGCAAAAACGTTAAAAGATCTGAATGTAAAAGCCATCTTTTTTGTTAATAGCCATTTCCTTGACACTCCTGAGGAAGGGGAAGTCCTGAAAGAGATTCATCAAATGGGATTCCCGATTGGAAACCATACATATAGCCATAAATCGTTAAGAGAATTATCCGAGGAACAACAAAGGAAAGAGATCATTGACCTTAATGACAGGGTGGAAGAACTCATTGGTGAAAGACCACAGTTTTTTAGAGCTCCGTTCGGAATGAATACTGACTATAGCAAGCAGGTTGCGGCTGATGAAAAAATGCTGCTTATGAATTGGACCTACGGCTATGACTGGGAAAAGAATTATCAATCAAAGGAAGCTCTTGCGGATATAATGGTGAATACACCATTGTTACGGAATGGGGCGAATTTGCTGATGCATGACCGCCAGTGGACAAGCGCAGCCCTTGGTGATATCGTAAAAGGTCTGCAAAATAAAGGTTTTAAAATTGTTGATCCAATGCAAATCGAAACTCCGGCAAATAAAGAAACGGCTGCTCAATAG
- a CDS encoding small peptidoglycan-associated lipoprotein codes for MKSLSFVFVASFLFLTASCNPVNDSDQLELNKNIKQVIFFSDDENYKKEASYYDAIIELKKEYPAEFDKIVVISAANANKYYDLFKVKKFPAILIIHQEQVLANVNGDVTKDQIIEPLSAVLNNES; via the coding sequence ATGAAAAGTTTGTCTTTTGTTTTTGTCGCTTCGTTCCTATTTCTTACGGCTTCATGCAACCCCGTCAACGATTCAGATCAATTGGAACTGAATAAAAATATCAAACAAGTTATTTTCTTTTCTGATGATGAGAATTATAAAAAAGAAGCATCCTACTATGATGCAATTATTGAATTAAAGAAAGAATATCCTGCCGAATTCGATAAAATTGTTGTCATTTCTGCAGCTAACGCCAATAAATACTACGATCTTTTCAAGGTGAAAAAATTCCCGGCGATTTTAATTATCCATCAGGAACAGGTCCTTGCCAACGTGAATGGCGATGTCACGAAAGATCAAATCATCGAACCTTTATCAGCAGTTTTGAATAATGAATCTTAA
- the lpdA gene encoding dihydrolipoyl dehydrogenase: MVVGDFPIETDTLVVGAGPGGYVAAIRAAQLGQKVTIVEKATLGGVCLNVGCIPSKALISAGHRYENALHSEDMGIKAENVTLDFSKVQEFKAGVVKKLTGGVEGLLKGNKIDIVSGEAYFVDSNTIRVMDENSAQTYTFKNAIIATGSRPIEIPAFKYTKRVLDSTGALNLQELPESIVVIGGGYIGTELGGAYASFGTKVTILEGADEILNGFEKQMSALVKRNLKKKGAEIITKALAKGVEETESGVTVAYEANGEEKKIEADYVFVMVGRKPNTDELGLEQVGVEMSDRGVIKIDKQCRTNVSNIYAIGDIVEGPPLAHKASYEGKIAAEAISGHPSEIDYLAIPAVVFSDPELASVGYSEKEAKDAGIDITASKFPFAANGRALSLNQTDGFLKLITRKEDDIVIGAQIAGPNASDMIAELGLAIEAGMTAEDLAMTIHAHPTLGEITMEAAEVALGNPIHIVK; this comes from the coding sequence ATGGTAGTAGGAGATTTTCCAATCGAAACTGATACTCTCGTCGTAGGTGCCGGCCCTGGCGGATATGTGGCAGCGATTCGCGCTGCCCAGCTAGGCCAAAAAGTAACAATTGTAGAAAAAGCAACTCTTGGTGGAGTGTGCCTGAATGTGGGATGTATACCTTCTAAAGCTTTGATCTCTGCAGGGCATAGATACGAAAACGCATTGCATTCTGAAGACATGGGGATCAAAGCGGAAAACGTAACGCTTGATTTCTCTAAAGTTCAGGAATTTAAGGCTGGAGTAGTCAAGAAACTAACTGGCGGAGTCGAAGGCTTATTGAAAGGCAACAAAATCGATATCGTAAGCGGTGAAGCTTATTTTGTCGATTCCAATACGATTCGTGTAATGGATGAGAATTCAGCCCAGACATATACGTTCAAAAATGCAATCATCGCGACTGGATCTCGTCCAATCGAGATTCCAGCATTCAAATACACAAAGCGCGTCCTTGATTCAACTGGAGCACTTAATCTTCAGGAGCTTCCAGAGAGCATCGTCGTTATTGGCGGAGGCTACATTGGAACTGAGCTTGGCGGAGCATACGCAAGCTTTGGCACGAAGGTGACAATTCTTGAGGGTGCAGACGAAATCCTTAATGGATTTGAAAAGCAAATGTCCGCTCTAGTAAAACGTAACTTGAAGAAAAAGGGTGCAGAAATCATCACGAAGGCACTCGCAAAGGGTGTCGAAGAGACTGAATCTGGCGTAACAGTTGCATATGAAGCAAACGGAGAAGAAAAGAAAATCGAAGCAGACTACGTTTTTGTCATGGTAGGAAGAAAGCCTAACACTGACGAACTAGGCCTTGAGCAGGTTGGCGTCGAGATGTCTGACCGCGGTGTTATCAAAATCGACAAACAGTGCCGCACAAATGTAAGCAACATATACGCAATTGGTGACATTGTCGAAGGACCGCCACTAGCACACAAAGCTTCTTACGAAGGTAAAATCGCAGCTGAAGCCATCTCTGGACATCCTTCAGAAATCGACTACCTGGCAATTCCGGCAGTTGTATTCTCTGATCCAGAATTAGCATCAGTTGGCTATTCTGAAAAGGAAGCGAAAGATGCAGGCATCGATATTACAGCATCAAAATTCCCATTTGCTGCAAACGGCCGTGCACTATCCCTTAATCAGACAGACGGCTTCTTGAAGCTGATCACTCGTAAAGAGGATGACATTGTCATCGGTGCTCAAATTGCTGGTCCGAATGCTTCAGACATGATTGCAGAGCTTGGACTTGCCATTGAGGCAGGTATGACTGCTGAAGACTTAGCAATGACAATCCACGCTCACCCAACTCTAGGTGAGATTACGATGGAAGCTGCAGAAGTAGCACTTGGAAATCCAATTCATATCGTAAAATAA
- a CDS encoding dihydrolipoamide acetyltransferase family protein produces MAFQFKLPDIGEGIHEGEIVKWFVKPGDKVQEDDVLCEVQNDKAVVEIPSPVAGTVEEVLVAEGTVATVGQVLVTFDAPGYEHLKFKGEEEDAPAEQPKQEKTESQVQSTLESGQNIEKEAAEETPAPAGQTGAGAAAVPQAEVDPNRNIVAMPSVRKYAREKGVDIRQVPGSGKNGRIVKADIESFLSGGAPAAAPQAEEAQAPQAEEAPKAAAAQAIPEGQYPETREKMSGIRKAIAKAMVNSKHTAPHVTLMDEVDVANLVAHRKKFKEVAAEKGIKLTFLPYVVKALTSALREYPALNTSLDDATSEIVHKHYYNIGIAADTDKGLLVPVVKDADRKSVFSISNEINELAGKARDGKLAPEEMKGASCTITNIGSAGGQWFTPVINHPEVAILGIGRIAEKPVVKDGEIVAAPVLALSLSFDHRMIDGATAQHALNHIKRLLNDPELLLMEG; encoded by the coding sequence TTGGCATTCCAATTTAAGCTGCCAGACATCGGTGAAGGTATTCACGAAGGTGAAATAGTCAAGTGGTTCGTAAAGCCTGGCGATAAAGTTCAGGAAGACGATGTACTTTGCGAAGTGCAGAATGACAAAGCAGTAGTAGAAATTCCTTCGCCTGTCGCTGGTACAGTTGAAGAAGTTTTAGTAGCAGAAGGAACAGTAGCAACAGTAGGACAGGTTCTTGTAACGTTCGATGCTCCAGGGTATGAGCACCTTAAGTTCAAAGGTGAAGAGGAAGATGCACCTGCTGAACAGCCAAAGCAGGAAAAGACGGAATCTCAGGTTCAGTCTACATTAGAATCAGGACAAAATATTGAAAAAGAAGCAGCAGAAGAAACTCCTGCCCCTGCAGGTCAAACTGGTGCTGGAGCAGCGGCTGTACCACAAGCAGAAGTTGACCCTAACCGCAACATCGTCGCAATGCCATCTGTACGTAAATACGCACGTGAAAAAGGTGTCGATATTCGTCAGGTTCCTGGTTCAGGAAAGAACGGCCGCATCGTGAAGGCTGACATCGAAAGCTTCCTAAGCGGAGGGGCACCAGCAGCTGCACCACAAGCTGAAGAAGCTCAGGCACCTCAAGCTGAAGAGGCACCAAAAGCTGCAGCGGCTCAGGCAATTCCAGAAGGACAATACCCTGAGACACGCGAAAAGATGAGCGGAATCAGAAAAGCGATTGCCAAGGCAATGGTTAACTCTAAGCATACTGCTCCACACGTTACATTAATGGACGAAGTGGACGTAGCGAATCTTGTCGCACACCGCAAAAAATTCAAAGAAGTTGCTGCAGAAAAAGGAATCAAGCTTACGTTCCTTCCTTATGTGGTAAAAGCATTAACAAGTGCATTGCGTGAATACCCAGCATTGAACACATCATTGGATGATGCGACAAGCGAGATCGTTCACAAGCACTATTATAATATCGGTATTGCAGCAGACACAGACAAAGGCTTGCTTGTTCCAGTCGTGAAGGACGCTGACCGTAAATCTGTATTCTCTATCTCTAATGAGATTAATGAACTTGCAGGAAAAGCTCGTGATGGCAAGCTTGCTCCAGAAGAAATGAAAGGTGCTTCATGCACAATCACAAACATCGGATCTGCTGGCGGACAATGGTTCACACCAGTTATCAACCATCCGGAAGTTGCGATCCTTGGAATCGGCCGAATTGCAGAAAAGCCAGTAGTCAAAGACGGAGAAATTGTAGCTGCTCCTGTACTAGCGCTTTCCCTAAGCTTCGACCACCGTATGATTGACGGCGCTACTGCACAGCACGCCTTAAATCACATCAAGCGCCTGTTGAATGATCCAGAACTATTGTTAATGGAGGGGTAA
- a CDS encoding alpha-ketoacid dehydrogenase subunit beta has protein sequence MAQMTMIQAITDALRVEMKNDPNVLVFGEDVGVNGGVFRATEGLQNEFGEDRVFDTPLAESGIGGLAIGLALQGYRPVPEIQFFGFVFEVMDSIAGQMARMRYRSGGRYSSPVTIRSPFGGGVHTPEMHADSLEGMVAQQPGLKVVIPSTPYDAKGLLISSIRDNDPVIFLEHMKLYRSFRQEVPEEEYTIPLGKADVKREGKDLSIITYGAMVHESLKAAEELEKEGYSVEVIDLRTVMPFDIETIIASVEKTGRAIVVQEAQKQAGMAGQIVAEINDRAILSLEAPVLRVTAPDTVFAFSQAESVWLPNYKDVIATAKKVLTF, from the coding sequence ATGGCTCAAATGACAATGATTCAAGCAATTACAGACGCTCTTCGCGTAGAGATGAAGAACGATCCAAACGTCCTTGTATTCGGGGAAGACGTAGGCGTAAACGGCGGTGTATTCCGTGCGACTGAAGGCCTTCAAAATGAATTTGGTGAAGACCGTGTATTCGATACACCACTGGCGGAATCCGGTATCGGCGGATTGGCGATTGGTCTTGCACTTCAAGGTTATCGTCCAGTTCCTGAAATCCAGTTCTTTGGTTTCGTTTTTGAAGTAATGGACTCTATTGCAGGGCAAATGGCTCGTATGCGTTACCGCTCTGGCGGTCGATACAGCTCACCAGTGACCATCCGTTCACCATTTGGCGGTGGCGTACATACTCCTGAGATGCACGCTGACAGCCTTGAAGGAATGGTTGCACAGCAGCCTGGCCTAAAGGTCGTTATCCCTTCAACTCCATATGATGCAAAAGGATTGCTAATTTCATCTATTCGCGATAACGATCCAGTCATTTTCCTTGAGCACATGAAGCTTTACCGCTCTTTCCGTCAGGAAGTACCGGAAGAAGAATACACAATTCCACTAGGTAAAGCAGATGTTAAGCGTGAGGGTAAAGACCTTTCAATTATCACTTATGGTGCAATGGTTCACGAATCCCTTAAAGCAGCTGAAGAGCTTGAAAAAGAAGGTTACTCTGTAGAAGTAATCGACTTAAGAACAGTAATGCCTTTCGATATTGAAACAATCATCGCTTCAGTTGAAAAAACAGGAAGAGCAATTGTTGTGCAGGAAGCACAAAAACAGGCTGGCATGGCTGGACAGATTGTTGCAGAAATCAATGATCGTGCAATCCTTAGCCTTGAGGCACCTGTATTGCGTGTAACAGCTCCAGACACAGTATTCGCATTCTCTCAAGCGGAATCTGTATGGCTGCCTAACTACAAAGATGTAATTGCAACAGCTAAAAAAGTCCTTACATTTTAA